One segment of Phragmites australis chromosome 13, lpPhrAust1.1, whole genome shotgun sequence DNA contains the following:
- the LOC133888390 gene encoding sugar transport protein MST1-like, translating into MAGGGFAGAGASSADYGGRVTFSVVVTCLMAASGGLIFGYDIGISGGVTAMESFLSAFFPGVLRRMAAARRDEYCLYDSHILTAFTSSLYLAGLAASLVASRVTRAVGRQAVMLAGGALFFAGAAVNAAAVNIAMLIVGRMLLGFGIGFTNQAAPVYLAETAPPKWRGAFTTGFQLFLSIGNLAANLVNYGTARIPRWGWRLSLGLAAAPAAVILVGALLIPDTPSSLLVRGRVEEARAALRRVRGAKADVDAELEDVSRAVEAARAHEDGAFRRILRREHRHHLVMAVAVPLFQQLTGVIVIAFFSPVLFQTAGFGSNAALMGAVILGAVNLGSTLVSTVTVDRYGRRPLFLTGGFIMIICQVAVAWIMGSQIGGNGESAMARPYSLAVLALTCVFSAAFGWSWGPLTWVIPGEIFPVEIRSAGQGISVAVNLGATFVLTQTFLSMLCSFKYATFIYYAAWVAVMTAFVVAFLPETKGVPLEAMSAVWARHWYWGRFVQSPAKVAEGP; encoded by the exons ATGGCCGGGGGTGGGTTCGCCGGGGCCGGTGCCTCCTCCGCCGACTACGGTGGCCGCGTAACCTTCTCCGTCGTGGTCACCTGCCTCATGGCGGCCTCCGGCGGCCTCATCTTCGGCTACGACATCGGCATCTCAG GGGGTGTGACGGCGATGGAGTCGTTCCTGTCGGCCTTCTTCCCGGGGGTGCTGCGGCGGATGGCCGCGGCGCGGCGGGACGAGTACTGCCTCTACGACAGCCACATCCTCACGGCGTTCACGTCGTCGCTGTACCTGGCAGGGCTGGCCGCGTCGCTCGTGGCCAGCCGTGTCACCAGGGCCGTCGGGAGGCAGGCCGTCATGCTCGCCGGCGGAGCGCTCTTCTTCGCCGGCGCGGCCGTGAACGCCGCCGCGGTCAACATCGCCATGCTCATCGTCGGCCGCATGCTGCTCGGCTTCGGCATCGGTTTCACCAACCAG GCGGCGCCGGTGTACCTGGCGGAGACGGCGCCGCCCAAGTGGCGGGGCGCCTTCACGACGGGGTTCCAGCTCTTCCTCAGCATCGGCAACCTGGCGGCCAACCTGGTCAACTACGGCACAGCGCGCATCCCGCGGTGGGGGTGGCGGCTCTCCCTCGGCCTGGCGGCGGCCCCCGCAGCCGTCATCCTCGTCGGGGCGCTGCTCATCCCGGACACGCCCAGCAGCCTCCTCGTGCGCGGGCGCGTCGAGGAGGCCCGCGCCGCGCTCCGGCGCGTCCGCGGCGCGAAGGCAGATGTGGACGCCGAGCTGGAGGACGTGTCCCgcgcggtggaggcggcgcgCGCCCACGAGGACGGCGCGTTCCGGAGGATCCTCAGGAGGGAGCACAGACACCACCTGGTGATGGCCGTGGCCGTGCCGCTGTTCCAGCAGCTCACCGGGGTCATCGTCATCGCCTTCTTCTCGCCGGTGCTGTTCCAGACGGCCGGTTTCGGCAGCAACGCCGCGCTGATGGGCGCCGTCATCCTCGGCGCCGTGAACCTGGGGTCCACGCTCGTGTCCACCGTCACGGTCGACCGGTACGGCCGTAGGCCGCTATTCTTGACTGGTGGGTTCATTATGATCATCTGCCAGGTTGCGGTTGCATGGATAATGGGATCGCAAATCGGAGGGAACGGCGAGTCCGCAATGGCGAGACCGTACTCCCTCGCGGTGCTGGCGCTGACGTGCGTATTCTCGGCGGCGTTCGGGTGGTCGTGGGGGCCTCTCACCTGGGTGATCCCCGGCGAGATATTCCCGGTGGAGATCCGGTCGGCGGGGCAGGGCATCAGCGTGGCCGTCAACCTGGGCGCCACCTTCGTGCTCACGCAGACGTTCCTCTCCATGCTGTGCAGCTTCAAGTACGCAACGTTCATCTACTACGCGGCGTGGGTCGCCGTCATGACCGCGTTCGTGGTGGCGTTCCTGCCGGAGACCAAGGGGGTGCCGCTCGAGGCCATGAGCGCCGTCTGGGCGCGCCACTGGTACTGGGGCCGGTTCGTGCAGTCTCCGGCTAAGGTCGCCGAGGGCCCCTGA